From a region of the Clupea harengus chromosome 9, Ch_v2.0.2, whole genome shotgun sequence genome:
- the aipl1 gene encoding aryl-hydrocarbon-interacting protein-like 1 has translation MEDTMMLGVEGIKKTILYGGNGEIPKLITGTKVTFHFRTMLCDDERTVIDDSKKVGMPMEIVMGNMFKLDVWETLLASMRLQEVAEFWCDITHTGVYPLLAKSLRRIAEGKDPVDWQIHTCGMANMFAYNSLGYDDLDELQKEPKPLYFVLELLKVQQPSEYNRETWALNDKERMKAVPLLHGQGNKFYKQGRYEEAVNKYKEAIVCIKNVQTKEKAWDAPWMKLEKMANTLTLNYCQCLLRTEEYYEVIEHTSDIINQHPGVMKAFYLRGKAHIEVWNEAEARADLERVLDLEPGMKKAVTKDLGVLSMRMEEKNEEDRKKYKGMF, from the exons ATGGAGGATACCATGATGCTTGGAGTGGAGGGGATCAAAAAGACCATCCTATATGGTGGCAACGGCGAAATTCCTAAACTCATCACTGGAACCAAG gtgacgtTTCACTTCCGCACAATGCTGTGTGATGACGAGCGCACAGTGATTGATGACAGTAAGAAGGTGGGCATGCCTATGGAGATCGTGATGGGGAACATGTTCAAGCTGGACGTCTGGGAGACGCTGCTCGCCTCCATGAGGCTCCAAGAGGTGGCCGAGTTCTGGTGTGACATCACG CACACTGGCGTGTATCCCCTCTTGGCCAAGAGCCTTCGGCGCATCGCTGAGGGCAAAGACCCGGTGGACTGGCAGATCCACACCTGTGGCATGGCCAACATGTTTGCCTACAACTCTCTGGGTTATGACGACCTGGACGAGCTGCAGAAAGAGCCAAAGCCCCTTTACTTTGTGCTGGAGCTACTCAAG gtgcagcAGCCGAGTGAGTATAACCGTGAGACCTGGGCCCTGAATGATAAGGAGAGGATGAAGGCAGTGCCTCTGCTCCACGGCCAGGGCAACAAGTTCTACAAACAGGGACGCTATGAAGAGGCTGTCAACAAGTACAAGGAGGCCATAGTCTGCATcaaaaatgtacaaacaaaG GAGAAGGCATGGGACGCACCATGGATGAAGCTAGAGAAGATGGCTAACACGCTCACGCTAAACTACTGCCAGTGTTTACTGCGAACGGAGGAATACTATGAGGTCATTGAGCATACCAGCGACATCATCAACCAACACCCAG GCGTTATGAAGGCCTTCTACTTGCGGGGCAAGGCACACATCGAGGTGTGGAACGAGGCTGAGGCCCGGGCGGACCTCGAGCGGGTTCTGGACCTGGAGCCGGGCATGAAGAAAGCCGTGACGAAGGACCTGGGAGTGCTGAGCAtgaggatggaggagaagaatgaAGAGGATCGCAAAAAGTACAAGGGCATGTTCTGA